The Bacteroidales bacterium genome has a window encoding:
- the miaA gene encoding tRNA (adenosine(37)-N6)-dimethylallyltransferase MiaA, whose product MEFGINTLLIILGPTASGKTDLAIKVAKWLDTEIISADSRQFYRELSIGTAKPNAEQLAEVEHHFIGHISISEDYNISRFEQDVIRLLDKLFETHRAVVMTGGSGLYIDAVCNGIDEQPEHDPAIRHLLKEEYKARGINYLQKELFSLDPLYYKEVDLSNPNRLMRALEVCLMTGKPYSTYRKGHRQQRNFRTIKFGIRVPREELVERINRRIDGMMASGLLEEAKANYSCRNLNALNTVGYKEMFEYLDGICTLEDAVEKIRINTRRYAKRQMTWFRKDPEINWIQPESFSPVIFNKSLDR is encoded by the coding sequence TTGGAATTTGGAATAAATACATTGCTTATTATCCTTGGCCCTACAGCCTCAGGCAAAACCGACCTGGCAATTAAAGTCGCCAAATGGCTCGATACAGAGATCATTTCAGCAGATTCAAGGCAATTTTACCGCGAACTAAGCATCGGAACGGCTAAACCTAATGCAGAGCAGCTCGCAGAGGTGGAACACCATTTCATCGGACACATTTCAATCTCAGAGGACTACAATATTTCCCGCTTTGAACAAGATGTCATCCGGCTCCTGGATAAGCTCTTTGAAACACACCGGGCAGTTGTGATGACCGGTGGATCAGGATTATATATCGATGCGGTCTGCAACGGCATAGATGAGCAGCCTGAACATGACCCTGCCATTCGTCATCTCCTGAAAGAGGAATACAAGGCCAGGGGGATTAACTATTTACAGAAAGAATTGTTCAGCCTTGATCCTTTGTATTACAAGGAAGTTGATCTTTCAAATCCAAACCGCCTGATGCGTGCACTGGAAGTTTGCCTTATGACAGGAAAACCATATTCTACCTATAGAAAAGGGCATCGACAACAACGCAACTTCAGGACAATAAAGTTTGGGATCCGGGTTCCAAGGGAAGAACTCGTAGAAAGGATAAACAGGCGTATTGACGGGATGATGGCATCAGGATTGCTCGAAGAAGCCAAGGCTAACTATTCCTGCCGCAATCTGAATGCTTTAAACACGGTGGGTTACAAAGAAATGTTCGAATACCTCGACGGCATTTGCACACTGGAAGATGCTGTTGAAAAAATCAGGATCAATACCCGCAGGTATGCTAAACGGCAAATGACCTGGTTCCGGAAAGACCCGGAGATCAATTGGATTCAGCCGGAATCATTTTCCCCTGTGATATTCAACAAGTCCCTCGATCGGTGA
- a CDS encoding lipoate--protein ligase family protein has translation MLRCLQRPETDPYYNLAAEEYLLKTATADTFMIWRNEPSVIIGKHQNTSREINHPFIESINLPVIRRITGGGTVYHDLGNINFSFIYIDRKGNLVDFRFFTKPVILFLQELGLDASFEGKNNITVNRLKVSGNSAHIFRNKVLHHGTLLFNTDLEVLEQAIAGHEECYKDKSVRSVRAEVTNIYHLLENKPSIEEFIGLFQTFIFNYFPGAFRDELNNKENESILRLAEEKYKKHEWDFGYSSEYKFDEEWATQDGKFSISLAVKNGFILTAEITSPEINSLFLQTISDLLIGTPHEKKSLSERLKNLNFASENEVQIINQIIQHLF, from the coding sequence ATGTTACGCTGTTTACAACGCCCCGAAACCGATCCTTATTATAATCTTGCCGCGGAAGAATATTTATTAAAAACTGCGACGGCCGACACCTTTATGATTTGGCGCAACGAGCCATCGGTCATTATCGGGAAACACCAGAACACATCCAGGGAAATAAATCATCCCTTTATTGAATCTATCAATTTACCGGTAATCAGACGAATAACAGGCGGAGGAACCGTTTATCACGACCTCGGAAATATTAATTTCTCCTTCATTTATATTGATCGCAAAGGAAACCTGGTCGACTTCCGGTTTTTCACGAAACCCGTTATCCTTTTCTTACAGGAATTGGGATTAGATGCCTCTTTTGAAGGGAAAAACAACATTACTGTCAATAGGTTAAAAGTTTCCGGAAACTCAGCCCATATTTTTAGGAATAAAGTGCTTCACCACGGCACCTTGCTTTTCAATACCGATCTTGAGGTACTCGAACAGGCTATTGCAGGTCATGAAGAATGCTATAAGGATAAGTCCGTCAGGTCGGTCCGTGCAGAAGTGACCAATATTTATCATCTTCTAGAAAATAAACCGTCTATAGAAGAATTCATCGGTTTATTCCAGACATTCATCTTCAATTATTTTCCCGGTGCATTCAGGGATGAACTGAATAATAAGGAAAATGAATCGATTTTAAGATTGGCTGAAGAGAAATACAAAAAACATGAATGGGATTTTGGTTATTCTTCTGAATATAAGTTTGATGAAGAATGGGCAACACAGGATGGGAAATTTTCGATTTCACTGGCAGTCAAAAATGGATTTATCCTGACGGCTGAAATTACAAGTCCAGAAATCAACTCCCTATTTTTACAGACAATATCTGACCTTTTAATCGGGACGCCTCATGAAAAAAAATCACTTTCAGAACGTCTGAAGAACCTTAACTTTGCATCAGAAAATGAAGTCCAGATAATAAACCAAATTATTCAACATCTGTTCTAA
- a CDS encoding isocitrate/isopropylmalate family dehydrogenase, translated as MSKRTIVALPGDGIGKVVLQEAIRVLDAAGFEANYVNGDIGWDFWCKEGNPLPDRTLKLLQEHKIGLFGAITSKPKEEAANELDPSLRDKGFTYSSPIVGLRQYFNLDICVRPCKSYKGNPLNFIRRSADGGVEEPMVDVVIFRQNTECLYSGVEWSNPPDQVYEALRTHKKFVQNFGNVPKDEISVSTRIFTKKATERILRAAFEYAQKYRYKSVTLCEKPNVIRETSGMMYRMAKEIQKKDFPQIPLYNTNIDAQMMWLTKNPEEYGIIVAGNMFGDIASDGFAGLIGGLGFACSAQFSADGIGVFEPTHGSAPKYADYPVSIVNPIAMIESAVMMLEYLGEYDIANKICKAIAAVIVEGKVKTYDMMKMTGKPDVIERGAASTHEMTDAVIAKL; from the coding sequence ATGTCGAAAAGAACTATAGTAGCCCTGCCAGGTGACGGGATTGGCAAAGTTGTTTTGCAGGAAGCAATCCGGGTATTAGATGCGGCCGGATTTGAAGCAAATTATGTAAACGGTGACATTGGCTGGGATTTCTGGTGCAAGGAAGGCAACCCCCTTCCCGACCGCACGCTGAAACTGCTGCAGGAACATAAGATCGGCCTGTTTGGCGCCATTACGTCCAAACCTAAAGAAGAAGCTGCGAATGAACTCGACCCTTCGCTGAGGGACAAAGGCTTCACCTACTCAAGTCCTATCGTAGGCCTGAGGCAATATTTCAATCTCGACATCTGCGTCCGCCCCTGCAAATCTTATAAGGGGAACCCGCTTAATTTCATCCGGCGCAGTGCTGATGGTGGTGTGGAAGAGCCCATGGTTGATGTAGTCATTTTCCGTCAGAATACAGAATGTTTATATAGCGGTGTAGAATGGTCAAACCCTCCTGACCAGGTTTATGAGGCGCTTCGCACACACAAGAAATTTGTCCAGAATTTCGGGAATGTACCCAAAGATGAGATTTCTGTTTCCACCAGGATCTTCACCAAGAAAGCCACGGAAAGGATACTCAGGGCTGCATTTGAATACGCGCAAAAATATAGATATAAATCCGTTACACTTTGTGAAAAGCCTAACGTAATCCGTGAAACTTCAGGGATGATGTACAGGATGGCTAAAGAAATCCAGAAAAAGGATTTCCCGCAAATTCCATTATATAATACCAATATTGACGCCCAGATGATGTGGCTGACCAAAAATCCCGAAGAATATGGTATAATCGTGGCCGGCAATATGTTTGGCGATATTGCATCGGACGGTTTTGCCGGTCTGATCGGAGGGTTAGGTTTTGCCTGCAGCGCACAGTTCTCTGCCGATGGCATAGGGGTTTTCGAACCGACTCACGGCTCTGCACCAAAGTATGCAGATTATCCTGTTTCCATCGTGAATCCTATAGCCATGATCGAATCAGCCGTCATGATGCTGGAATACCTCGGGGAATATGATATCGCGAATAAAATCTGCAAAGCCATTGCCGCTGTCATAGTTGAAGGCAAAGTCAAGACTTATGATATGATGAAGATGACCGGAAAACCGGATGTGATCGAAAGAGGCGCCGCATCAACACATGAAATGACAGATGCAGTGATAGCGAAGCTGTAG
- a CDS encoding DUF1338 domain-containing protein, whose product MKLDYIFGKLWEAYISQNPAVQQVHDLFIREGERVVNDHIAFRTFDDPRIGIGVLAKPFLANGYVEKGQYNFEEKKLFARHYEHKTDPEAPRVFISELLTRNFSEFLQNTIKRIIDQIPANMLSSEELGYSGRVWEKPSFKIYNKLKEESEYAAWVYIFGFCANHFTVSVNYLRKHNSVEKVNSLLKSNGFLINDAGGEIKGTPQELLEQSSIKAGIVKIDFSDGSYEIPGCYYEFARRYPDENGQIYSGFIAKSADKIFESTNFYKK is encoded by the coding sequence ATGAAACTTGACTATATTTTTGGAAAACTCTGGGAGGCTTATATTTCTCAAAATCCTGCCGTACAGCAGGTTCATGATCTTTTCATCCGGGAAGGAGAAAGGGTTGTGAATGACCATATTGCTTTCCGCACTTTTGACGATCCTCGGATTGGTATCGGCGTCCTTGCAAAACCTTTTCTTGCCAATGGTTATGTCGAAAAAGGCCAGTATAATTTTGAAGAAAAGAAGCTGTTTGCCCGTCATTATGAGCATAAAACCGATCCGGAAGCCCCACGGGTTTTCATCAGCGAATTGCTGACCAGGAACTTCAGTGAGTTTTTACAAAATACCATTAAAAGGATTATTGACCAGATTCCTGCAAATATGCTCAGTTCTGAAGAGCTGGGCTATTCAGGAAGAGTCTGGGAGAAGCCGTCTTTTAAAATTTACAATAAGCTCAAGGAAGAATCGGAATATGCAGCATGGGTATATATTTTTGGATTCTGCGCCAATCATTTCACAGTCAGTGTGAATTACCTCAGGAAGCATAATTCTGTCGAAAAAGTCAACAGCTTACTGAAATCCAATGGTTTCCTGATCAATGATGCAGGTGGTGAGATCAAGGGGACGCCCCAGGAACTGCTGGAACAATCATCCATTAAAGCCGGAATCGTTAAAATAGATTTCTCCGATGGATCTTATGAAATTCCAGGCTGTTATTACGAATTCGCCCGTCGTTACCCGGATGAAAACGGCCAGATTTACTCCGGGTTTATCGCCAAATCTGCGGATAAGATCTTCGAAAGCACAAATTTTTACAAGAAATAA
- a CDS encoding aconitase/3-isopropylmalate dehydratase large subunit family protein, translating into MNIIEKIITSHSKYECVKPGDIVDISIDARVARDFGGANVVKNLVDAGLTVHDPSKTFFTFDCNPGGSDQKYAANQHYCRQFARENGIQVFDIDSGIGTHLAIDKGLIGPGGTFISTDSHANIMGAIGTFGQGMGDQDIAAAWANGSVWFKVPPSVKITITGKRHDNLSAKDIILNLLNIFGANKLLGYSVEIYGKEVEKLTLDERITISSMATEMGAIIIFFTPDEKILDELEKHSGKRYQAISVDPDAQYEQIHEIDITGFRPMLANPGHPHDNIDLEAVKGTKIDSAFIGSCTNGRIDDLRIAGMILKDNKVAPGVVLKIVPSTDEIWQQALEEGLIRIFKDAGALVSNAGCAGCAAGQVGQNGPGEVTISTGNRNFAGKQGKGLVYLASPSTVAASAVAGYITGSDDIPVEPAVFTKGSPQKKSGAEKAAGTMEPLPTVVEGKVWIILKDDIDTDMIFHNRYLTITDIKEMGQYTFDNLPGFEEFAKKAKAGDIVLTAKNFGAGSSRQQAVDCFKSLGIQCLLAESFGAIYERNAINAAFPILTYKPEALKKIDLQDGDTIRVDFSKGIITNLKNKISAEIDKFYDVQMEIYQKGGLLV; encoded by the coding sequence ATGAATATCATTGAAAAAATCATCACCAGCCACTCGAAGTACGAATGTGTAAAGCCGGGTGATATTGTCGATATTTCGATCGATGCACGTGTGGCCAGGGATTTTGGCGGGGCAAACGTTGTGAAGAACCTTGTCGATGCCGGTCTCACCGTGCATGATCCTTCAAAAACCTTTTTCACCTTCGATTGCAACCCGGGAGGATCCGACCAGAAATATGCCGCCAATCAGCATTACTGCCGGCAGTTTGCCCGTGAGAACGGGATACAGGTCTTCGATATCGATTCAGGTATCGGCACCCACCTGGCCATTGATAAAGGCTTGATTGGCCCCGGCGGAACTTTTATTTCGACCGATTCCCATGCCAATATCATGGGTGCCATCGGAACATTCGGACAGGGTATGGGCGACCAGGACATCGCGGCAGCATGGGCCAACGGATCCGTTTGGTTTAAAGTACCACCTTCTGTAAAGATCACGATTACCGGGAAACGGCATGATAATCTTTCAGCGAAAGATATCATCCTCAATCTGCTTAATATTTTCGGCGCTAACAAGCTGCTTGGATATTCGGTTGAAATTTATGGGAAAGAGGTTGAAAAACTTACGCTTGACGAACGGATTACCATTTCATCGATGGCTACGGAAATGGGAGCCATCATTATATTCTTCACACCTGATGAAAAAATTCTGGATGAACTGGAAAAACATTCGGGAAAAAGATATCAGGCTATCAGCGTCGATCCGGATGCACAATATGAGCAGATCCATGAGATCGATATTACCGGATTCCGTCCGATGTTAGCCAATCCGGGCCATCCGCACGACAATATCGACCTTGAAGCCGTTAAAGGGACAAAGATTGACTCCGCTTTTATTGGTAGTTGCACGAACGGCAGGATCGATGACCTTCGGATAGCCGGCATGATCCTGAAAGACAATAAGGTCGCCCCGGGAGTTGTACTAAAGATCGTCCCTTCAACGGATGAGATCTGGCAGCAGGCCCTGGAAGAGGGTTTGATCAGGATTTTCAAGGATGCCGGTGCCCTGGTTTCAAACGCCGGATGTGCCGGTTGCGCTGCGGGGCAAGTTGGCCAGAACGGGCCGGGTGAAGTGACCATCAGTACCGGGAACCGCAACTTTGCCGGCAAACAGGGTAAAGGGCTTGTTTACCTGGCTTCTCCATCCACCGTCGCCGCATCTGCTGTGGCAGGATATATTACCGGGAGCGATGACATTCCGGTCGAACCGGCGGTTTTCACCAAAGGGTCTCCCCAAAAGAAATCCGGTGCTGAAAAGGCTGCCGGAACTATGGAACCGCTACCAACTGTCGTAGAAGGCAAAGTCTGGATCATCCTGAAAGATGACATCGACACCGATATGATCTTTCATAACCGTTACCTAACCATTACCGATATCAAGGAAATGGGCCAGTATACATTCGATAACCTCCCTGGATTTGAAGAATTTGCAAAAAAGGCAAAAGCCGGCGATATCGTATTGACTGCCAAGAATTTCGGAGCAGGCAGCTCACGTCAGCAAGCCGTTGATTGTTTTAAGTCACTCGGCATCCAATGCCTTCTGGCAGAATCTTTTGGAGCGATCTACGAAAGAAATGCAATCAACGCCGCATTCCCTATCCTTACATATAAACCTGAGGCTTTAAAGAAAATCGACCTGCAGGATGGGGACACCATCAGGGTGGACTTTTCCAAAGGCATCATAACCAATCTGAAAAACAAAATCTCTGCTGAAATCGACAAGTTTTACGATGTGCAGATGGAGATCTACCAAAAAGGTGGACTACTTGTATAA
- a CDS encoding CCA tRNA nucleotidyltransferase, with product MKQQFSQYLEYTVFKTLIEAVKEYDHPAYVVGGYVRDKILGRQTKDIDIVVIGSGIDLAEAYAAKVGLGAKAKVFKNFGTAMVRFRDQDEWIVEFVGARKESYRADSRKPIVEDGSLEDDQDRRDFTINTLALSLNKSDLGRLLDPFGGYKDLEAGLIRTPLDPDRTYSDDPLRMMRAIRFATQLNFVIEKESFEAIRRNAERITIISRERINDELEKIIMTPKPSIGFKLLFDSGLLKIIFPEFVALKGAEYIEGKGHKDNFHHTLQVLDNVADKSDNLWLRWGALLHDIAKPVTKKFEPETGWTFHAHEFIGAKMVPKLFHRMKMPTDERMRFVQKLVLLHLRPIVLSQEVVTDSAVRRLLFDAGDDIDDLMSLCEADITSKNPEKVQRYLKNFELVRQKLVEVEQQDKLRNWQPPISGEMIMETFGIPPGKEIGVIKNAIREAILDGIIHNEFEEAYELMVKEGEKLGLKKC from the coding sequence ATGAAACAGCAGTTCAGCCAATACCTGGAATACACGGTTTTTAAAACTTTAATCGAAGCGGTTAAGGAGTATGATCATCCTGCTTATGTGGTGGGAGGCTATGTCAGGGATAAGATCCTCGGCCGGCAGACAAAAGACATCGATATCGTTGTCATCGGCAGTGGCATTGATCTGGCTGAGGCTTATGCAGCTAAAGTAGGCCTGGGGGCCAAAGCGAAAGTCTTTAAAAACTTCGGTACGGCCATGGTCAGGTTCAGAGACCAGGATGAATGGATCGTGGAATTTGTCGGAGCCAGAAAAGAATCTTACAGGGCTGATTCCCGTAAACCGATCGTGGAAGACGGATCGCTGGAAGACGATCAGGACCGGCGCGATTTCACCATCAACACCCTGGCATTGAGCCTGAATAAAAGCGATTTAGGCCGTTTGCTGGATCCTTTCGGCGGATACAAGGATTTGGAAGCGGGCCTGATCCGGACCCCCCTTGACCCTGACCGGACGTATTCCGACGATCCTTTGCGGATGATGCGGGCTATCAGGTTTGCTACCCAGTTGAATTTTGTCATTGAAAAGGAATCATTTGAGGCGATCCGCAGGAATGCCGAACGTATCACGATAATTTCCCGGGAACGCATTAATGATGAACTGGAAAAAATCATCATGACACCCAAACCTTCGATTGGTTTCAAACTCCTGTTTGATTCAGGTTTGCTGAAAATCATTTTTCCCGAATTCGTCGCCTTAAAGGGGGCTGAATATATTGAAGGGAAAGGCCATAAGGACAATTTTCATCATACCCTGCAGGTACTTGATAATGTCGCTGACAAATCCGATAACCTTTGGCTGCGATGGGGGGCTTTGTTGCATGATATTGCCAAACCCGTTACTAAAAAATTTGAACCGGAAACCGGATGGACTTTCCACGCTCATGAGTTTATCGGTGCTAAGATGGTCCCTAAGCTTTTTCACCGGATGAAGATGCCCACGGATGAGCGCATGCGCTTTGTCCAGAAACTGGTGCTCCTTCACCTCCGCCCGATCGTCCTCTCCCAGGAGGTGGTGACCGACTCGGCTGTCAGGCGCCTTTTATTCGATGCAGGAGATGATATTGACGACCTGATGTCGCTTTGTGAGGCTGATATTACTTCAAAAAACCCGGAAAAAGTACAACGATACCTGAAGAATTTCGAATTGGTCCGCCAGAAGCTGGTGGAAGTCGAACAGCAAGACAAGCTTCGCAACTGGCAGCCTCCTATCTCGGGTGAAATGATCATGGAAACCTTTGGTATTCCTCCGGGAAAAGAGATTGGCGTAATCAAGAATGCAATCCGGGAAGCTATTTTGGATGGAATCATTCATAATGAATTTGAGGAAGCTTACGAATTGATGGTCAAGGAAGGGGAGAAGCTTGGGCTTAAGAAGTGTTGA
- a CDS encoding inositol monophosphatase, with product MNLKKITDQVVRLCLQNGAYILQELNVLKSKDIEEKDEHNFVTYVDRKSEEMLVEELSRLIPGSGFIAEEGKYGPAGADLKWVIDPLDGTTNFIHGVPVFSISIALMQDDEVILGVVHEINRSESFYTWKGGKAYLNGKEIKVSTANRLQDSLLVTGFPYSRNHILDQYVDLFKGFIRKTQDIRRLGSAAADLAFVAAGRFEGFYEIGLSPWDVAAGSFLVKQAGGRVTDFKGGDDYIFGKSLVSSNILVHEEMLKVVKEYFNIYL from the coding sequence ATGAACCTTAAAAAAATAACCGATCAGGTAGTCCGTCTTTGCCTGCAAAATGGAGCCTACATTCTTCAGGAACTCAATGTGCTCAAATCCAAAGATATTGAAGAGAAGGATGAACACAATTTTGTGACTTACGTTGACCGGAAGTCGGAGGAAATGCTGGTGGAAGAATTATCCCGTCTAATTCCAGGGAGCGGTTTTATCGCGGAAGAAGGCAAATACGGACCGGCAGGAGCCGATTTGAAATGGGTCATTGATCCGCTTGACGGGACGACGAACTTCATCCATGGCGTTCCTGTTTTCTCAATCAGTATTGCACTGATGCAGGATGATGAAGTTATTCTCGGCGTTGTGCATGAAATTAACCGTAGTGAGAGCTTTTATACCTGGAAAGGGGGAAAAGCTTACTTAAACGGAAAAGAAATCAAAGTATCGACCGCCAACCGGCTGCAGGACAGCCTGCTCGTCACCGGCTTCCCTTACTCACGCAACCATATACTGGACCAGTACGTCGATCTCTTCAAGGGATTTATCAGGAAGACCCAGGACATTAGACGGTTGGGTTCTGCCGCAGCCGACCTGGCTTTCGTAGCGGCAGGACGCTTTGAAGGCTTCTATGAAATCGGACTGAGCCCGTGGGATGTCGCTGCCGGGTCTTTCCTGGTCAAACAGGCAGGTGGCAGGGTTACTGATTTCAAGGGAGGAGATGATTACATTTTCGGAAAATCCCTGGTTTCCAGCAACATTTTAGTACATGAGGAGATGTTAAAGGTGGTTAAAGAATATTTTAATATTTATCTTTGA
- a CDS encoding ATPase has protein sequence MILIADSGATKIQWVVIHDGKASASFETAGFNPYFMEPRILVDAVEKDLVPFINQDYIHHVYYYGAGCSTMFKCNIVEDVLKDIFENADFEIYHDLLGAARALFGEQEGIACILGTGSNSCLYDGRQILENVASLGYLFGDEGSGAYLGKLWLTEYLRGRMPEHLKNLFDKRFGYSLENILDAVYSKPYPNQFLSSFAIFIGDLKEDEFVKGMVKKNFHDFFTEQVTLYSNYKKMPLGVVGSVGFHFQAIFKEVANEYGLEIKTIIKSPIEGLVEYHRGK, from the coding sequence ATGATCCTGATCGCTGATAGCGGAGCAACTAAAATTCAATGGGTTGTAATTCATGACGGAAAAGCTTCTGCTTCCTTTGAAACTGCGGGTTTTAATCCTTATTTTATGGAGCCGCGGATTTTAGTGGATGCAGTAGAAAAAGACCTGGTGCCTTTTATCAACCAGGATTACATCCACCATGTTTATTATTACGGAGCAGGCTGTTCCACCATGTTTAAGTGCAATATTGTGGAAGATGTCCTGAAAGATATTTTCGAAAATGCTGATTTCGAGATCTATCATGATCTGCTCGGGGCTGCCAGGGCATTATTCGGGGAACAGGAAGGGATTGCCTGCATTTTAGGCACCGGTTCGAATTCTTGTCTTTATGATGGCAGGCAAATCCTGGAAAATGTGGCTTCACTCGGATATCTGTTTGGTGACGAAGGCAGCGGGGCTTATTTAGGGAAATTATGGCTCACGGAATACTTGCGCGGAAGGATGCCGGAACACCTTAAAAATTTATTCGACAAGCGATTCGGATACAGCCTTGAGAATATCCTCGATGCTGTTTACAGCAAACCCTATCCCAACCAATTTCTGTCTTCCTTCGCCATATTTATCGGTGACTTAAAGGAGGATGAATTTGTAAAAGGTATGGTGAAGAAAAACTTTCATGACTTCTTTACCGAACAGGTGACCCTATATTCAAATTATAAGAAAATGCCGTTAGGCGTGGTCGGATCTGTGGGATTTCACTTCCAGGCTATTTTTAAAGAAGTTGCAAATGAATATGGGCTGGAGATAAAAACGATCATTAAATCACCGATCGAGGGACTTGTTGAATATCACAGGGGAAAATGA
- a CDS encoding nodulation protein NfeD — translation MLKFIINTLKPVFLLIILTANLQLANSQENDTVINKKLLIYKFDIKKEIAPPVWRSTKLALEEALEKKADIVLIEMSTYGGMLESADSIRSKILDSPIPVFIFINHNAASAGALIAIACDSIYMTTGSSIGAATVVDQSGQVVPDKYQSYMRAMMRSTAEATGRDPNIAQAMVDPRIKIEGVIDSGSVLTFTATEALKFGFCEGIAESTEDVMRLAGISDYEIVEQELKPMDKIIGFLINPIVSGILIMIIIGGIYFELQAPGLGLASIVAVLAALMYFAPLYLEGLANHWEILIFIAGVALIAVEIFAIPGFGVTGITGIVFVVTGLTLSLIDNVGFDFTQVNVNKIIASFFLVIISIFLSIVASFFITKSLFSQNRLFGSLALETVQNAADGYTTSDREYVEMIGRTGIAHSILRPAGKVKIGNEVFDATALTGFIEKGDEIEVVKYETGQLFVRKID, via the coding sequence ATGTTAAAATTTATTATTAATACACTCAAACCGGTCTTCTTGCTTATCATTCTCACAGCCAACCTTCAATTGGCTAATTCTCAGGAAAATGATACGGTCATAAATAAAAAACTGTTGATATACAAGTTTGATATCAAAAAGGAGATAGCACCGCCGGTATGGCGCAGTACCAAGCTTGCACTGGAAGAAGCTTTAGAAAAGAAAGCCGACATAGTATTGATCGAGATGAGCACCTATGGGGGAATGCTCGAATCGGCCGATTCCATCCGGTCCAAGATTCTTGACTCACCCATCCCGGTTTTTATCTTTATTAACCACAACGCGGCTTCTGCCGGGGCGCTGATTGCTATTGCCTGCGACAGTATCTACATGACTACCGGTTCCTCCATTGGCGCTGCAACGGTTGTGGACCAATCCGGACAGGTGGTGCCTGATAAATACCAATCGTATATGCGGGCGATGATGCGTTCGACAGCTGAAGCCACCGGAAGGGACCCGAATATTGCCCAGGCTATGGTCGACCCGCGGATTAAGATCGAGGGGGTCATTGATTCAGGCAGCGTCCTTACTTTCACCGCAACAGAAGCGCTTAAATTCGGCTTTTGCGAGGGCATTGCCGAGAGTACCGAAGATGTTATGCGCCTTGCCGGGATTAGCGATTACGAAATCGTTGAACAGGAACTCAAACCGATGGATAAGATCATTGGTTTCCTGATCAACCCGATCGTCAGCGGAATTCTGATCATGATAATCATTGGAGGAATTTACTTTGAACTTCAGGCTCCGGGATTAGGCTTGGCGTCAATAGTTGCCGTTTTAGCTGCTTTGATGTATTTTGCTCCGCTATATCTAGAAGGATTGGCAAATCATTGGGAAATACTTATCTTCATCGCCGGAGTTGCCCTGATTGCCGTTGAAATATTTGCGATACCCGGTTTCGGCGTAACAGGGATAACAGGAATAGTTTTTGTTGTAACCGGATTGACCCTCAGCCTGATAGATAACGTGGGTTTTGATTTCACCCAGGTCAACGTTAATAAGATCATCGCATCCTTTTTCCTGGTCATCATCTCGATTTTCCTGTCAATCGTGGCATCTTTCTTCATCACCAAATCTCTTTTCTCACAAAACAGGCTTTTTGGTTCGCTTGCCCTGGAGACCGTTCAAAATGCGGCGGATGGTTATACTACTTCAGATAGAGAATATGTAGAGATGATCGGAAGAACAGGAATAGCCCATTCGATTCTCAGGCCGGCAGGAAAAGTTAAAATAGGCAACGAAGTATTTGATGCTACCGCTTTAACCGGGTTCATCGAGAAAGGTGATGAAATTGAAGTGGTTAAATACGAAACCGGGCAACTGTTTGTCAGGAAAATAGATTGA
- a CDS encoding HDIG domain-containing protein, with the protein MNPIILNLWPELEWIQDPELREKTARTWELAFEKSVLKPEDLNRIPFTLLCGPDLKVTFMDHKRSVVHIARASAEKMNEFYHGELPIDMDVLISGAILADVGKMLEYELDANGKVVQGKYGQYLRHPFSGVSLAEQCGLPASVCHIIAAHAGEGDQIKRSVEAYIVHHADFMTFLPFKERLK; encoded by the coding sequence ATGAACCCAATAATACTTAACCTTTGGCCTGAGCTGGAATGGATCCAGGATCCGGAACTACGTGAAAAGACTGCCCGCACATGGGAACTGGCCTTTGAAAAAAGCGTCCTGAAACCGGAAGATCTCAACAGGATTCCTTTCACCCTTCTTTGCGGGCCTGACCTGAAAGTCACTTTTATGGATCATAAACGCTCGGTCGTGCATATCGCCAGGGCATCAGCAGAAAAGATGAACGAGTTTTACCACGGAGAACTTCCCATCGACATGGACGTGCTCATCTCCGGCGCTATCCTGGCTGACGTCGGTAAAATGCTTGAATATGAGCTGGATGCTAATGGAAAAGTAGTTCAAGGCAAGTACGGTCAGTATCTGCGCCATCCATTCTCCGGCGTATCGCTGGCTGAACAATGCGGATTGCCGGCTTCCGTCTGTCACATTATCGCCGCTCATGCCGGCGAAGGCGACCAGATAAAGCGAAGTGTGGAAGCCTACATCGTGCACCATGCGGATTTTATGACGTTTTTGCCGTTTAAAGAAAGATTGAAATGA